The following coding sequences lie in one Arachis ipaensis cultivar K30076 chromosome B03, Araip1.1, whole genome shotgun sequence genomic window:
- the LOC107633136 gene encoding uncharacterized protein LOC107633136 encodes MGNGECAWITPTLTKHVPRIPFPYPTSALVDVDYSLMDAYSGYNQISIHRLDEEKTAFTTPGGTYCYKVMPFGLKNAGTTYQKLMNKAFRDLIGKTVEVYVDDILVKTARAEDLISELENVFTSLRQHKMRLNPLKCAFAVEAGKFLGFMITQRGVEANPKKCEAILQMKSPGSVKDVQRLAGRLTTLSRFLGASAAKALPFFNLMKKGIAFEWTPVCEEAFMQFKEIISAPPVLARPKNGEALYLYLAVTDEALAAVLVRVAYALLTSSRRLRQYFQGHQVIVRTDQAIRQVLQKPDLAGRMMTWAVELSQYDLQYESRHAIKAQVMADFLVEVTGDPAGTPSTRWKLHVDGASNQTFGGAGIILENPTGVVYEQSVKFDFPVSNNQVEYEALLGSLALAREVGATRLEVCSNSQVVTSQINGTYQARDSLLQKYLEKVKELSKQFEEVTVQHVPRERNTRADLLSKLASTKPGTGNRSLIQGLIKEPAVALHLTRSDPSWMYPIIDFLEKARLPSDEKVAKTIRREAAKYAIIQGQLFKKGLSQPLLKCLRPDQMELRSTSSGKSTKDAAVTTSEGRP; translated from the coding sequence ATGggaaatggagaatgtgcgtggaTTACTCCGACCTTAACAAAGCATGTCCCAAGAATTCCTTTCCCCTACCCAACATCAGCTCTTGTTGACGTGGATTACTCCCtcatggatgcctattctgggtataatcagaTATCGATACACCGGCTAGATGAAGAGAAAACGGCATTCACAACGCCAGGAGGGACATACTGCTACAAGGTGATGCCGTTCGGACTGAAGAATGCGGGGACCACATACCAAAAGCTGATGAACAAAGCCTTCAGAGACCTCATCGGCAAAACGGTAGAGGTATACGTAGACGATATCTTGGTCAAGACCGCCAGGGCCGAGGACCTCATAAGTGAGCTAGAAAACGTCTTCACCTCTCTTCGTCAACACAAAATGAGGCTCAATCCGCTGAAGTGTGCCTTCGCTGTCGAAGCCGGTAAATTCTTGgggttcatgataacccaaaggggGGTGGAGGCCAACCCAAAAAAGTGTGAAGCAATCCTACAGATGAAGAGCCCGGGAAGCGTGAAAGATGTCCAAAGGTTAGCGGGCAGACTCACCACGCTATCCCGCTTCCTCGGCGCGTCGGCAGCAAAAGCTCTGCCTTTCTTTAACCTAATGAAGAAGGGAATCGCGTTCGAGTGGACCCCGGTATGTGAAGAGGCTTTCATGCAATTCAAAGAGATAATCTCGGCACCACCCGTCCTCGCGAGGCCTAAGAATGGAGAAGCGTTGTACTTGTACTTGGCAGTAACCGACGAGGCCTTGGCGGCGGTCTTGGTGCGAGTGGCATATGCGCTCCTGACCTCGTCGCGCAGGTTGCGGCAGTACTTTCAAGGACACCAAGTAATCGTCAGGACGGATCAGGCAATCCGACAAGTACTCCAGAAACCCGACCTGGCAGGTAGAATGATGACTTGGGCTGTTGAACTCTCCCAATATGACTTACAGTATGAATCCAGGCACGCGATCAAAGCTCAAGTCATGGCTGATTTTCTGGTAGAGGTGACAGGGGACCCTGCCGGGACACCgagcacacggtggaagctccatgttGACGGAGCATCCAACCAAACATTCGGAGGAGCAGGAATCATCTTAGAAAACCCAACTGGAGTTGTATATGAGCAGTCAGTCAAATTTGATTTCCCGGTGTCAAACAATCAAGTAGAATATGAGGCCCTGCTGGGCAGCCTAGCTTTAGCAAGAGAGGTCGGAGCCACCAGACTGGAAGTATGTAGCAACTCGCAGGTCGTAACTTCTCAGATCAATGGGACCTACCAAGCTAGAGACTCACTGTTACAGAAGTATCTGGAGAAAGTCAAAGAGTTGAGCAAGCAATTTGAGGAGGTCACGGTCCAACACGTTccgagagaaaggaacacacgggcagacctcctgtCCAAGCTAGCGAGCACAAAACCAGGGACTGGTAACCGGTCTCTCATTCAGGGTTTGATAAAAGAACCAGCAGTGGCTTTACATCTAACCCGGTCAGATCCCTCTTGGATGTACCCGATCATCGATTTCCTGGAAAAGGCCAGGCTCCCCAGCGATGAGAAGGTGGCCAAAACAATAAGGCGAGAAGCGGCCAAGTATGCAATCATACAGGGCCAATTGTTTAAAAAAGGGCTTAGTCAACCACTGCTGAAATGCCTACGTCCCGACCAAATGGAGTTACGGAGTACGTCCTCTGGGAAGTCCACGAAGGATGCTGCGGTCACCACATCGGAGGGAAGGCCTTAG